The DNA region CAACGGCAGGGAACACGCGGTTCTTGGCCGCGTCGGTGAAGTCGCGGCATCGCTCGACGATGCCGGCGGCGAAGTCCTTGATCTCGTTCATGAAGGTTTCACGATCGAGTTTGCCTTGCTCCATCTGCTTGAGCTTGTATTCCCAGTCACCGGTCATTTCCGGTGAAGTGAGCGCTTCCACCTGCATGTCCTGCAAGGTGTTGACGAGCGCCATCCCCTTGGCGGTGACGATCAGATCACGCTTTTCGCGCACCAGGTACTTCTGGCGAATGAGTCCTTCGATAATTGCGGCGCGGGTGGCTGGGGTACCGAGCCCCCGTTCGCTCATGGCTTCGCGCAGTTCCTCGTCCTCGACGAGTTTGCCGGCGCCCTCCATGGCGGAGAGAAGTGTGGCTTCCGTGTATCGGGCTGGTGGGCGGGTTTCGTTCTGGCGCAGTTCCAGATCATCGACTGATGCCGATTCGCCGGATGTGACCGCGACCATTTCGTCTTTCTCCGCGGCAGCTCCCGGAGTGCGGCCGTAAACAGCCAACCAACCCGGCACGACGAGGATGCGACCGTCGGTCTTGAATGCGTCGACTGCCGATGCCGAATGACGGATGCGGGTGATTCGGTTGGTTACCTCGAATTCAGCCGATGGATAGAATACCGCGATGAAGCGGCGGGTCACCAGTTCGAACAACTTCTGCGCGTCGTCGTCCATCTTGACCGGGCTCTTGCCGGTCGGGATGATGGCAAAGTGGTCGGAAACCTTGGCGTTGTTGAAGATGCGCTTGCTCGGTTTGATCAAGCCGTCATCGAGCGCCTTGGCTGCGGAGTCGGCAATTTGCTGCGCCATGTTGGGCCCGCCGGACTGGCTGAGGGTGGCCATGGTTTCGCGGACGGTGCCGAGGTAGTCCTCTGGAAGGTAGCGCGAATCGGTACGCGGGTAGGTGAGGACTTTGTAGCGCTCGTAGAGGGCCTGGGCCAGTTGCAGTGTGCGTCTGGCGGAGAATCCGAAGCGGTTGCCCGCCTCGCGCTGGAGGGTGGTCAAGTCGTAGAGCAGTGGTGCCGCTTGCTTGACCGGCTTTTTCTTCTCTTCGATCTCGCCGGTTTTCCCACTGCAGCGTTCGACGACGGCTTGGGCTTCGTCGCGTGACCAGATGCGTTCGGCACGCTTCTGGTCGCCCTTGATGTCGGATTTTTTGAACGATTCGTCAAACCAGCGGCCATCGTACTGGCCTGCCTGGACGCCGAAGACACCGTGCACTTCGTAGTACGGCTCGGCTTTGAACTTCTGAATCTCACGCTCGCGCTTGGCGAGAATGGAAAGCGTCGGGGTTTGGACTCGGCCTGCCGGGGTGAGGTTGAAGCCACCGTTGCGGCTGTTGTAGGCGGTAATGGCGCGGGTGCCGTTGAGGCCGACGAGCCAGTCTGACTCCGAGCGGCAGATCGCGGCGTCGCCGAGAGGTGCCATGTCGTCGGCGTCGCGGAGTTGGCTCCAAGCGTCGAGGATGGCGTCGTTGGTCATCGACTGCATCCACAGGCGGCGGGTGGGCTTTTTGATTTTTCCGATATCCATGATGTATCGGAAGATCAGCTCACCCTCACGGCCGGCGTCGCATGCGTTGATGATTTCGTCGACCGCTTTGCTCTTGGCCAGGCGGACAACCTGGCGCAGACGGTCCTTGGATTTGTCGATTGGTTGCAGGTCGAAGTGCTTGGGCACGACCGGCAGGTGCTTGAAGCCCCATGGCAACTTTTTGCCATTCGGGCCTTCTGGCATCTTCAATTCCACCAAGTGGCCCACCGCGGAGGTGATGATCGCCTCGTCACTTTCGAAGTAATCCTTCTTTTTCTCGAACTTGCTCATTCCTGGAGCACGCGACAGGACGCGTGCCAGGTCTGTGGCAACAC from Sulfuriroseicoccus oceanibius includes:
- a CDS encoding DNA topoisomerase III, which codes for MGKKLIIAEKPSVATDLARVLSRAPGMSKFEKKKDYFESDEAIITSAVGHLVELKMPEGPNGKKLPWGFKHLPVVPKHFDLQPIDKSKDRLRQVVRLAKSKAVDEIINACDAGREGELIFRYIMDIGKIKKPTRRLWMQSMTNDAILDAWSQLRDADDMAPLGDAAICRSESDWLVGLNGTRAITAYNSRNGGFNLTPAGRVQTPTLSILAKREREIQKFKAEPYYEVHGVFGVQAGQYDGRWFDESFKKSDIKGDQKRAERIWSRDEAQAVVERCSGKTGEIEEKKKPVKQAAPLLYDLTTLQREAGNRFGFSARRTLQLAQALYERYKVLTYPRTDSRYLPEDYLGTVRETMATLSQSGGPNMAQQIADSAAKALDDGLIKPSKRIFNNAKVSDHFAIIPTGKSPVKMDDDAQKLFELVTRRFIAVFYPSAEFEVTNRITRIRHSASAVDAFKTDGRILVVPGWLAVYGRTPGAAAEKDEMVAVTSGESASVDDLELRQNETRPPARYTEATLLSAMEGAGKLVEDEELREAMSERGLGTPATRAAIIEGLIRQKYLVREKRDLIVTAKGMALVNTLQDMQVEALTSPEMTGDWEYKLKQMEQGKLDRETFMNEIKDFAAGIVERCRDFTDAAKNRVFPAVEVPCPKCQTAPLKQTDSTYECQNPECSWRMGKHIASREITPAEVQQLLTTKLIGPLTGFKSRFGKDFDAALSLNDELKVAFVFENDDRAGIEDEIKESEQIGEATLADGTKTPLLESERAYLCPGLTTKNDPKGVRVSKVILSKNIPKDQALKLFNEHKTDLMQGFVSKKGRKFGAHLTLDTITGKVGFEFVDRKPAAKKTTAKKATAKKAAKKKK